One stretch of Clostridia bacterium DNA includes these proteins:
- a CDS encoding tetratricopeptide repeat protein: MKRITTALLILIVASTASFAQFGNELQVRVRLAYGGDFSGLARVELFKGDMPWEHAYANSRGEVLWRGLPEGSYLVRVTLPGFTPEDYPVELYGSSSRTISLTLHADPNSAPADTAPSLDDPLVSVRFLAAPDGARKELQKARESRLKGDCKGALDHGRKATEIAPDFVLAYLESGLCQERVGELDAAQNSFETALAKDPKYLYSYLNLARVQARKKDYNGAAKTLALAAKAQPDRGEPFFEMARIQLDTGHTDVAEKAAKMALGKDWSHIPEMPFLLANIYVRQGDTVKAISSLQEFVDKAPNGPQADRAKRTIEQLKQTKKNFPND; the protein is encoded by the coding sequence ATGAAGCGCATAACTACTGCTCTCTTGATACTGATCGTTGCAAGCACCGCAAGCTTCGCGCAGTTTGGGAATGAATTGCAGGTCCGGGTGAGGCTCGCTTACGGAGGCGATTTTTCCGGGCTCGCCCGTGTTGAACTATTCAAAGGCGATATGCCTTGGGAACACGCTTATGCGAATTCACGCGGTGAAGTTCTATGGCGCGGTCTTCCGGAAGGAAGCTACCTGGTACGCGTGACCCTACCCGGCTTCACTCCTGAGGATTACCCGGTAGAGCTCTACGGATCTTCATCGCGCACCATCAGCCTCACCCTGCACGCTGACCCGAACTCAGCACCGGCAGATACTGCACCATCACTGGATGACCCACTCGTTTCAGTCCGCTTTCTGGCCGCCCCGGATGGTGCCCGCAAGGAACTGCAGAAGGCCCGGGAATCGCGATTGAAAGGCGACTGCAAAGGAGCACTTGATCACGGCAGGAAGGCAACCGAGATCGCGCCGGATTTTGTGCTTGCTTACCTGGAGAGCGGACTCTGCCAGGAGCGTGTCGGAGAGTTGGACGCGGCGCAGAACTCTTTTGAGACGGCGTTGGCGAAGGATCCGAAGTATCTCTACTCTTACCTTAATTTGGCCCGTGTTCAAGCCCGGAAAAAAGACTACAACGGCGCTGCCAAGACCCTGGCTTTGGCCGCCAAGGCGCAGCCTGACAGGGGCGAACCATTCTTTGAGATGGCGCGAATCCAGCTCGATACAGGGCACACAGACGTCGCTGAGAAAGCCGCGAAGATGGCTCTTGGAAAGGACTGGAGTCACATTCCGGAAATGCCGTTCCTCCTAGCGAACATCTATGTCAGGCAGGGGGACACAGTGAAGGCCATCAGTTCACTTCAGGAGTTTGTCGATAAGGCGCCGAATGGCCCGCAGGCAGACCGAGCCAAGCGCACGATTGAACAACTGAAGCAAACGAAGAAAAATTTCCCAAATGATTGA
- a CDS encoding pitrilysin family protein produces MSSHRVAFATSALFVALFSGVALHAQAGSARTKEPVSATNTQTQWPKLKCEKYKLTNGLEVILSEDHRLPLVAVNVWYHVGPANERAGRTGFAHLFEHMMFQGSRNVGEKAHIRFLEAAGASDINGTTEFDRTNYFETLPSNQLELALWLESDRMGFLLPTLDAAKLENQRDVVRNERRESVENRPYGLAEEVVFQELFPKGHPYHAAVIGSHADIEAARLDDVREFFRQYYAPNNTSVAIVGDFNPVQAKALVEKYFGPLPSGPPVPMLAATTATVTKERRSTVTDTIELPKVYIAWITDPIFKPGDADADLLAKILGGGKSSRLYERLVYDKQIAQDVQAYHYSLVLGGVFWIEATAKPGIKPDELEAEINAELEAVKRDGVTADELTRARNLIQSNIIRRLQTLGGFGGVADRLNRYNHFLGKPEYLQEDLARYEKVTTSSVHDMLRVKLGANQHVVVFAVNGPKKVDDVPKSAADKAIPKITDVNIPDQEWRRIPPPAGPASKIVLPIPIQFKLNNGLTVLFSEQHNLPIVSARLVSLSGSDVNPANRPGLSSFTTDMLDEGTASRSTLKLANDLAQIGATLATEASSDDSSLIISSLKRNVSEAFDVLSDVALHPAFDPKEIERVRKQRIATLTQMNDEPGDVADRVFSRVVYGDKHPYGYLEIGTEEGNKSITRDELIGFWKTGYVPSNSALVVAGDMTFSEVKSLAEKYLGQWQGTGKYEGPPAFSSKTRRTVFVVDKPDSPQTQLRIGTVGVSHSSPDYVGLRVMNMALGGAFSSRINMNLREKHGYSYGAFSRFVFRRGSGPFVINTGVRGDTTGDSVREIFNEIEEIRKSPFSEAELTLAKAALARSLPALFETTEQTTRATSRLFDYELPLDFYRALPGKVDRVDAAELQELAVKYLVPENLIVVAVGDQSKIEQQLSKLELGVVTVLNSQGVAAK; encoded by the coding sequence ATGAGCAGTCATCGAGTGGCGTTTGCAACAAGTGCGCTGTTTGTAGCGTTGTTCAGCGGTGTAGCCCTTCACGCACAGGCTGGTTCTGCTCGTACCAAGGAACCAGTGTCCGCAACCAACACACAGACTCAATGGCCGAAGCTTAAGTGTGAAAAGTATAAGCTGACGAATGGTTTGGAGGTGATCCTTTCCGAAGATCATCGCCTGCCGCTGGTAGCGGTAAACGTGTGGTACCACGTTGGACCGGCTAACGAGCGTGCGGGACGCACAGGATTCGCACACCTGTTCGAGCACATGATGTTCCAAGGATCACGGAACGTCGGCGAAAAAGCTCATATTCGCTTCCTGGAAGCCGCCGGCGCAAGCGACATCAACGGTACGACGGAATTCGACCGCACCAATTACTTCGAAACCTTACCGTCCAATCAACTTGAGCTGGCCCTCTGGTTGGAGAGCGACCGAATGGGGTTCCTATTGCCGACCCTTGATGCGGCTAAGCTGGAAAACCAACGCGATGTCGTCCGAAATGAGCGGCGCGAAAGTGTAGAGAATCGCCCGTACGGCCTCGCCGAGGAGGTCGTATTCCAGGAATTGTTTCCGAAAGGACATCCTTACCACGCCGCCGTGATAGGGTCTCACGCTGATATCGAAGCCGCAAGACTCGATGATGTTCGCGAATTCTTCAGGCAGTACTACGCACCAAACAATACGAGTGTTGCCATAGTTGGCGATTTCAATCCTGTTCAGGCAAAGGCCTTGGTCGAGAAATACTTCGGTCCTCTTCCTTCTGGCCCACCTGTACCAATGCTTGCAGCCACAACTGCGACCGTCACGAAAGAACGTCGATCAACTGTAACGGACACGATCGAGCTTCCTAAGGTTTACATTGCGTGGATCACAGATCCGATCTTCAAGCCTGGAGACGCAGACGCCGATTTGCTTGCCAAGATACTCGGAGGCGGGAAGTCCAGCCGTCTCTATGAGCGGCTCGTGTATGACAAGCAGATTGCGCAGGATGTACAGGCTTACCACTACTCTCTGGTGCTCGGTGGTGTATTTTGGATTGAAGCGACAGCGAAACCGGGCATTAAGCCCGATGAACTCGAGGCGGAAATCAACGCGGAATTAGAGGCTGTCAAGAGAGACGGCGTTACCGCGGATGAACTGACACGAGCCCGGAACTTAATCCAGTCAAACATTATCCGCCGCTTACAGACTCTCGGTGGTTTCGGCGGAGTCGCCGACCGTCTTAATCGGTACAACCACTTCCTCGGAAAGCCTGAGTATTTGCAGGAGGACCTCGCGCGATACGAGAAAGTGACCACGAGCTCTGTGCATGACATGTTGAGGGTAAAATTAGGCGCAAACCAGCACGTGGTCGTGTTTGCCGTCAACGGACCCAAGAAAGTCGATGATGTGCCGAAGTCGGCCGCGGATAAGGCAATTCCTAAGATTACAGATGTGAACATCCCCGATCAGGAGTGGCGCCGCATACCACCGCCCGCAGGGCCGGCATCGAAGATCGTGCTGCCAATTCCTATTCAGTTCAAGCTCAACAATGGCCTGACGGTGCTTTTTTCGGAACAGCACAACTTGCCAATCGTTTCAGCAAGACTGGTTTCGTTGTCCGGCAGCGATGTGAATCCGGCCAATCGGCCAGGGCTATCGTCGTTCACCACTGACATGCTCGACGAAGGTACGGCGAGTCGATCGACGCTGAAACTCGCCAACGATTTGGCCCAGATTGGAGCAACGCTGGCGACAGAAGCCAGCAGCGACGATTCGAGCTTGATAATCAGTTCGCTAAAGCGCAACGTGAGCGAGGCTTTTGATGTACTGTCGGACGTTGCATTGCACCCCGCCTTCGACCCTAAAGAAATAGAACGTGTTCGAAAACAGCGGATCGCAACTCTTACTCAGATGAACGATGAACCTGGAGACGTTGCCGACCGCGTGTTCAGCCGTGTCGTCTACGGGGACAAGCACCCATACGGTTACCTTGAGATCGGAACTGAGGAGGGAAACAAGTCCATCACTCGTGACGAATTGATCGGATTCTGGAAAACTGGTTACGTTCCCTCGAACTCAGCTCTTGTAGTTGCGGGCGATATGACCTTTTCTGAGGTGAAATCGCTAGCGGAGAAATATCTGGGGCAATGGCAAGGAACGGGTAAATACGAGGGCCCACCTGCATTTTCCAGCAAGACTAGGCGTACCGTTTTTGTGGTTGACAAGCCCGACTCGCCACAGACGCAATTGCGCATTGGCACGGTGGGAGTCTCGCACAGCAGTCCCGACTACGTCGGTCTGCGCGTGATGAACATGGCTCTTGGCGGTGCCTTCTCAAGCCGAATCAACATGAACCTTCGCGAGAAACATGGATATTCCTACGGCGCTTTCTCGCGTTTCGTATTCAGGCGAGGATCTGGTCCGTTCGTCATCAACACAGGTGTGCGTGGCGACACGACAGGCGATTCCGTTCGCGAGATCTTCAATGAAATTGAAGAGATCAGGAAGTCACCGTTCAGCGAGGCTGAATTGACGCTGGCCAAGGCTGCGTTAGCACGTTCGCTTCCGGCACTGTTCGAAACCACTGAACAGACGACACGCGCCACTTCTCGACTGTTCGATTACGAACTTCCGCTGGATTTCTATCGTGCATTGCCAGGGAAAGTCGACAGGGTAGACGCCGCCGAGTTGCAAGAGCTTGCAGTTAAGTATCTTGTCCCGGAGAACCTGATTGTTGTAGCGGTTGGGGACCAATCAAAAATCGAACAACAGCTCAGTAAACTAGAGCTTGGCGTAGTCACGGTTCTAAATTCGCAGGGGGTGGCAGCCAAGTAA
- a CDS encoding sigma-70 family RNA polymerase sigma factor, with protein sequence MSLLCDPGSPKLSWDDLQKAGDSDLLAQLTAGNDDALAVIVDRYRRLVFSIALRIVKNECEADDVTQSIFVEIYRKAAQFDSARGTLKTWLLQFTYSRSINQRRYLEQRHFYTNEGLAEVDPFHLAGSSLRIQGLSSDEAGHVVRRALSSLNEQQQEAIELIYFQGLTIEEAAAKAGETLAAVRHHYYRGLVKMREFIGTQGAEDSVKSSEKAELRVEVASLEPRRI encoded by the coding sequence ATGTCACTGCTGTGCGATCCCGGTTCGCCCAAGTTGTCTTGGGACGACCTTCAGAAGGCCGGTGATTCCGACCTGCTCGCGCAACTGACAGCCGGTAATGACGATGCGCTCGCTGTGATTGTTGACCGCTACAGGCGTCTAGTCTTCAGCATCGCATTACGAATCGTTAAGAATGAATGCGAGGCGGATGACGTAACCCAATCAATCTTCGTAGAGATTTACAGGAAGGCGGCACAATTTGATTCTGCGCGCGGGACACTTAAGACGTGGCTATTGCAATTCACTTACAGCCGCAGCATCAACCAACGGCGCTATCTTGAGCAACGCCATTTTTACACGAACGAAGGGTTAGCAGAGGTTGATCCATTTCACTTGGCCGGCAGTTCTCTACGTATCCAGGGGCTATCGAGCGATGAAGCCGGGCATGTCGTCCGGCGTGCGCTAAGTTCACTTAACGAGCAACAACAAGAGGCGATTGAACTCATCTACTTCCAGGGCCTCACAATAGAAGAGGCTGCAGCAAAAGCGGGCGAAACGCTAGCGGCTGTGCGACATCATTATTATCGCGGCTTAGTGAAAATGAGAGAATTTATCGGCACTCAGGGCGCAGAGGATTCCGTAAAGTCGTCGGAAAAGGCCGAGCTCAGAGTGGAGGTGGCAAGTCTTGAACCACGAAGAATTTGA